CAGGTCATAGGCCCACTCTCTGAACAACCCGGCACACTCTGAGGTCCAGATGCTTCAATGTTTGGATTGGGAGCGGTACTGAGCCAAGTTGGAGAAGATGGCGGTGACTATCCCATAGCTTACTTGAGTCAGAAGCTtctactgtcacggtggggagtgggggaaaccccccaccgtgcaatgtCACCAAGTACTAAGccataggcagggaaaagggagctggtcacctcctaaagcttccctaaaaTAGCCCTGGTCTCCTTGCTATATGAGCCGCCttcaatggtaagggggctcatattCACAAACCTagaagtctaggaatccctgcatcacCCTTAACatcgtgacagggcagagacctcctgttcatccatcaccatGGGTGAAAGGCATCTCCAGCGGCCCTTTAGCTGACAGGGAGGAAGACAATGCAGCAACAtgcacggcaggtaagaacacagtgTAACCACTgaacatcaaacacttacctgccgcagcaaagatggaaaaaccacaccaaaacaacctggacccccatgcggacaccgaagcaaggtggctccaggcaaggctgctaatgtctttaggttcacccctccgggaaaccaatgggACCCCCTTTCGGCGGTAACCCACACAAGGGAgacgtcttgcacacatgcagggacaaacaccaacaacatcccagacatgcaaCCACAAACAAGACGTACACCAAATCTCCAACTTAAACCCACACCGTAAATGACacaccaggaggggaaggaagacaaggaggaaacacTCAGGATGACATCGCTAATAAACTTGATGTCAAACTTGGATGGCCCTCAGATCTCAAATACAGATCAAGCATCTCACATACAAGGCAGACAAACCAAAATGATTTCAGTCTCCAAGCCAGAATATATAAggagacctgagaccacaccTAACTCACCACTTTGCTCCAGCCAGAGtattaaccccacacacaccacacagcagggagacactacTAAAAGGGGTATTGCACACACAGGTAAAAGGCAACAGGTTGCCGCAGACCACAGCATGCGTGGCCAGCaattcacggcgcacacagcaaaacccATGACCCTGCCACAACATGCCAAAgcagcaacatgttgccaccggcaacagcaagcatggcaacagtgtcacggcgtacaccataggccgtgacatctACCCAGGGAAGTGAGCTACGCCGCCATAGAGAAGGAATGCCTGGCTGTGGTGTGGGCCTTAAAGAAGCTTCAACCCTAGATGTATGGACAGCAGTTCACATTACTCACGGATCACAACCCGTTAGTATGGCTAAATCGTGTGGCAGGGGACAATGCCTGGTTGTTGCGCTGGATCTTGGCGTTACAACCATACGATTTTACAATTCACTACCGCCCCGGAAAACAGAATGGCAATGCTGCCGGGTTATCTCGACAAACTGAACTGGAAAAGTGATTTGTGAGTGCTTCCCAGACATacccaagccgatccgttgggggatcagactgtgtatgctgGCTTGTGGTTAAGGGGAAGCAGTGTAACAGATGGacccttttatattattttatgttcgGCTGTCCGtacaatcccccctttcccatttGACTGTCCCATTGGGACACTGCCAGACCTGTTTAAACTAGCTGCCGTGTCCCCTCTCAACCTCCCATcaacccttgctattgtctgacccacctttccttgtattatagtaatctattcaccctattgtatgtaaatgaggctgttgggggttTGGAACCATGTGTGCCATGCCTAgaaaagtcagttgactcccaaaactgtgtgtcgtccagttactggggaaattgtctcttggacaTTGACCTctttcttcagctacaaggggatttaagtggaGATATTGATGGTATGTCTTGGAGCTCTGCAACAGATACCTATCTCTGATGATCCTCTTCTGGATTTGATACCTATCTCTGATGATTCTCTTCTGGATTTGATACCTATCTCTGCTCATCCTCTTCTGGATTTGGCTGTATAAACGGTGTAACCTGCTTGTGTGTTTCCAGCCTCATATGAATGTTATACATTTATCTACTTCATGAATTGTGCAACAAATTACAAAATTTACTATTAATCCCAACAGGAAATCCCAGTAAGATCTCTGAGGGAAACGCCATGTTATCGCTAGACTATAAAGAAGATGAAGATACCatgcagcgctcttcaggagaaaacctctTTACCTGTAATATACACCCAGGACCTTACAGTGcagatctgtcatataatcctcctaaccatgaggaaccttctcctgaccaatcacagattgttaccacAAGGGCCAGGCAGAAAGGGGGAAAAAGGTTTCAGTGTGACGAATGTGGAAAACAGTTTACAAAAAGCTTAAATCTTATTAGACAcacaagaattcacacaggagagaagctgtaTTCATGTTCAGTATGTAAAAAGTGTTATACAAATGAATCAGTGCTGGTACAACataagagaaatcacacaggaaagaagccgtattcatgttcagaatgtgggaaatgctttacatATAAATCAGATCTTattagacatgagagaagtcacacaggagagaaaccatattcatgttcagaatgtgggaaatgttttacagataaatcagatcttattagacatgagagaattcatacaggagagaagccatattcgtgttcagaatgtcggaaatgttttatagataaatcagatcttgttaaacatcaaagaattcacacaggggaaaagccatatttgtgttcagaatgtgggaaatgcttttcaATTAAATCATATCTTgtaaaacatcagagaattcacacaggagagaagccattttcatgtttacaGTGTGATAAATGCTTTACACACAAATCGCAACTTGTTAGACATCAcataattcacacaggagagaagccgtattcatgttcagaatgtgggaaacgcTTTACAGATAAAGCAAATGTTATTAGACATGGgagacgtcacacaggagagaaggcttattcatgttcacaatgtgagaaatgtttcatACATAAAACAGATCTTGTacaacatgagagaattcacacaggagagaagccatattcatgttcagaatgtgggaaatgctttacacacaaatcatatcttgttaaacatcagagaattcacacaggggagaagccatattcatgttctgaatgtgggaaatgctttacacacaaatcatatcttgttaaacatcagagaattcacacaggggagaagccatattcatgttctgaatgtgggaaatgctttacacaCAAATCACAACTTATTAGACATGACATAATTCA
The sequence above is a segment of the Bufo bufo chromosome 4, aBufBuf1.1, whole genome shotgun sequence genome. Coding sequences within it:
- the LOC120998322 gene encoding zinc finger protein 883-like isoform X1; the protein is MTVTSPQVLPLSVPMEKLPPAAMMEAPLPGSDSRRRSPPERCPRPLYSQDCPEEKPPENHQDENLMDIKVEVKDEAEEEMDLWGDQQDGLIEGNPPERCPRPLYSQDCPEEKLPENHQMTNHGEDLILNIKVEDEEERMMGDPPCKSEVEEDIPGDVTTGNPSKISEGNAMLSLDYKEDEDTMQRSSGENLFTCNIHPGPYSADLSYNPPNHEEPSPDQSQIVTTRARQKGGKRFQCDECGKQFTKSLNLIRHTRIHTGEKLYSCSVCKKCYTNESVLVQHKRNHTGKKPYSCSECGKCFTYKSDLIRHERSHTGEKPYSCSECGKCFTDKSDLIRHERIHTGEKPYSCSECRKCFIDKSDLVKHQRIHTGEKPYLCSECGKCFSIKSYLVKHQRIHTGEKPFSCLQCDKCFTHKSQLVRHHIIHTGEKPYSCSECGKRFTDKANVIRHGRRHTGEKAYSCSQCEKCFIHKTDLVQHERIHTGEKPYSCSECGKCFTHKSYLVKHQRIHTGEKPYSCSECGKCFTHKSYLVKHQRIHTGEKPYSCSECGKCFTHKSQLIRHDIIHKGEKPYSCSVCRRNFKTKSTLVKHERIHKRENTF